The genomic DNA GCTCCCCCCGATAGTTTCTCAAGACGATTTTCTCTTCGTTTAGCTCTTCGACGTACTCAGGCAAGAGTGGTACTTTGCCACCGCCGGGGCTATCGATCATGAAGTGTGGGAAGCAAAGACCAGAGGTGTATCCCTGGATGGATTTGATTATTGCCAAACCTTCCTGGACCGTTGTCCTGAAATGCTCGACCCCTTTGACAAGATCGCACTGGTATAAGTAGTAAGGTTTGACCCTTATTTGGACCAGTTTTTGCATCAGCTCTTTGAGAATCTCAGGCGAATCGTTCACACCTTTTAGAAGCACCGTCTGGCTCCCCAGCGGAATTCCGGAATCAGCCAGCATCTCACATGCCCTCCTGCTCTCAGAGTTGACCTCCGCAGGATGGTTGAAGTGTATGTTCATGTATAAGGGGTGATACTTTCTAAGCATATCGCATAGGTGCTTGGTGATCCTCGAAGGCAGGACACATGGCACTCTGGTTCCGATCCTTATAATCTCGAGGTGTTTTATGTCCCGCAGCTTTTTCAAGATATGCTCTAATTCCCAGTCCTCCCTCATAAGTGGGTCTCCACCTGAAAGGATGACATCCCTGACCTCAGGATGCTGTCGTATATATTCAATGCCTCCTTCGATTTGTTCCATTGGGATCTGCTGTATTCTACCGACCTTTCTCTTTCTGGTGCAAAACCTGCAGTACATGGCGCACTTAGAACTCACCAAGAGGAGGACTCTATCCGGGTACCTGTGAACCAGACCAGGAACTTTCGTGTCCCTTTCCTCCTGCAGGGGGTCTGCGGAATTAACATTATCCTGGAGTTCGGCCAGACTGGGTACGCACTGCCTCCAGATGGGGTCGTCCTTTTCTTTTATAAGGCTAAAGAAATGGCGGCTTATCTTGGCAGGGTAAACCTTAGTTACCTTTCTTATTTCCTGCAAGTCAGCCCCTAGACTATAGAGATTATCAAATACGGAAAAACTGTGGGTTCTCTGCTGTCTATCCGGGGGTTCTTCAGACTCGGATTCGCTTGCCCCATTATCTCGGTTCGATACTCGACTAATGCAGGTATCCATCTTTTCTGTCGTACCTTAAAACTCCTCCTGATATAATAAACTTTCCGTATGTAATAAACCTGAAAAATATTGATTACGAAATTTCATCTTTTATTCCTTAAGAATTTATATGAATGTACTGAAATCCACACTCTTATGCTATTGACAGGACAGGACAGTATAGAGACGAATAATGAAACTACGCCTTATAGACCAAACTGTAATGTTTAAGGTTAGACAAACATATTAAGTGATTCGAGAAGACACGGTATATGTGGAATTTCATGGCCAGACCAAACACGGAACTGCTAGATGTAAGACTAGAAGTCTATGAAGAGTTTAAGCCATGATACCAAAAATTCCATCAAATAAGAGAGTTATATTAGCTAACATAAATAAATAGAAAAAAGGGAGGTGAGAAATTGAAAATAGAAGAGCTGAAACCAAGAGATACTGTTGATTGTCTAAAAGCAAAGATAATAGATAAGCAAAACCCAAGGAGAGTTGAGACGAGAAACGGTAGAACATTGGAAGTTGCTACGGCAACATTAGAAGATGAGACTGGAACGATTCCCTTCACGCTCTGGGGCAAAAACATTGAAGAGGTTCAAGTCGGGGACATGGTCGAGATAAAGGATGCTTTTGTCAATGAGTTCCAAGGAGAGCCGCAGTTAACGCTAGGAAGAAGAGGGAGTATGAAGGTTGTCTAGGCACGATGCACTCATCCAAATCAGGGCAAGTAGAGGGATAGAGGAGAATGAGAGAGAATCGATCCTAAACATAATCGATCGATATAAGGGAAAAAGTGATTACGAAATATCTGAGGCAAAAAATGGGTATGACATATATATGTCATCATTAAATGATGCCAGACATACAGTTGCGAAAATATTGAAAGTGGTGGGTGGAAAAAGAACTGAAAGTATGAAATATCTTAGGGTTCAAGATGGTAAATCGATCTATAGGTTCACCCTTTGTGTGAGACTTCCCAAAAAGCCGTCTAAGGCAAAATATGGGTTTGATTGAATTGTTTTAATGAGTGCTATATTGCCGGTATATTACGTCAACAAGAAGGGATATACCACCAAGTACATCAGATCTCCATAGACGACGATAAAACCAAGCGTCAATGGAATCGAATCATGAATGGCAGCTCTGGCGTCACCATAGCAGGAATTGTTCCGTCCTTTGCTTGCAGTCTCAGCATCTATCTATCCATATCAATCCCTCCGGGCACAAATTTTTGAATTATGTTAACTTCCTGTTCAGTATAGCTCTCGATAAGCTTGATGCGTTTATTTTGCAGTTCGGAGATTTTGGAGTTATATCCGAGAAATTCATCACTGCTTAGCTGCGTTAAATTATAGAAGAAGATCTGGGAGGGGATGATGAACATTAGAAGGAAGGCGTTCCCAAAAGCGCTGAAGATTGAGGAATGAAAGTGGAACTAAAGGAAAAGTTGAGACCGCTATGGAAAGTGCTTTAGCATCTGCTCCATCAAGCGCTTTGACCTTATCACTGAAAGGGAGAATCTGACCATTGAAATGTCTACGAACGCTAACACCATTCCAATAATGATAAGACGCCATGTTTTGTTGGGAACTTTTCTCATGATTCAGGGTCTAGTTATCAGTTCTGGACCCACAGACATTTTCACGATTTTGGGAAGTTTGCCCCATTTTGCCATGCTATCCCCATAGATTATCAGCGCACCGTCTATGTTCTTGATGCCCTCAAATGAAGTATCAAGGTCCTTCTTAGATGTTATCTTGTTACCTAATGCAGTCGCAGTCGCATCTGCAAGTGCTGCGCTGGATGAAACAACAGTGACTGCATCTGAATTACCGAAACTGATCGAATGGCCAACCCTACCAGATGAGGTGCAGATTCCGATCATGGAATCCCTAGGCTCTATTTGCAGCGCAAGGTCTTTAATAGGAGATTCACCCGTGTAGATTCCAACGTTTACAGGGATTTCATTCACCAATGCTATGTCGCCACCATTATCAACTATCACATGTTTTGCACCCTTTTGCATCATCGCTTCAACCGTCAGTTCTGCAAGGGTACCAGCCACGGCGGCCATCGGTCCCACACCAGCAGCATTGCCAGCGTCACACATCCTCTTCACGACTTCAGGCACATTCTTTGGTGCCTGATACGGTTCAAGCGTGACTTGAAAAAAAGGATCGGATAGAATGTATCGCTCCAGATGCCCCCTATGCTCCCTGATAACTTCTTTGGCAAGTTCTATGTATTTCTCATCGGCGGTGATCGTTACAAGGGTCTCTTTTAGCTGAAATCTGGTTCTCATGAAAATTCCAATGCACCGTGGGGACATGCAGTTATGCACGCACCACACTGATTACACCGTTTCTCATCCAAAGCTATGCTCCAGTCATCTTTGAAACTGAGTGCTCTAACATAGCAAACAGAGATACATGCACCGCAATTAATGCATTCATCCTCATCCAGAATGACCGGGTGCTCTAAGATGGATACCTCCACTCCTCTTGAGCGGAATAGTTTTATCACCTCATTGAGCTTTTCATCTGGAACATCGACCACAACTTCACCACTTACTGCGTCTACGCTCGCCCTATTGATGTTCAATTTAGCCCCTGTTTCAAGTATCACCTCTGAAATATGCGGCTCTTGATTTATTTCCGGGGCAAACCTTAGAAATATCTTCATATCATAATCACCACGGAATGCTACCTACCGTTTTTCTTCGAGAGGTGCTTGGAAAGAGCATCCATTTCGTTTCGCAATTAATCTGCTTATGTCATCGCTCGTTATCATTCCAATGACCTTGCCATCTTTGTCTATAACTGGCAATGCTGAGATATTATGTTTTTCCAATTTTCTAGCGGTTACATCTATCGGCTCGTCTAATGTGGCGGTAATAACTCTTCTGGTCATCGTCCTATCCAGTTTATCATACTTCCCCTGAGCTACTGCTTTGGATATGTCCCACGCAGTTATTATGCCTATCAACCTATCATCTTCAGATGTGACTGGCAGATGAGTGGACTGCCCCTTCATGATCAACTTAGCCGCATCTTCAACGCTTTTCCCTTGTCTAATCGTGATCATCTTTCTTGACATCACGTCTTTGACAAGGGGTGTTTCCTTTGTCTGTTTCATTGGCCCAAATAGGGTGTCAGTCGGCAGTTTTTCCATGGGCTGAGACAGCATAAAATTGCCCTGCTCGATCCAATGCTTCAGCGTGGAGGCGACTTTCCTAGCCATAAAAAAGCTGGATAACGGTGAAGTACGAACTTCTTTACCATCCAGCTCAATCATACCTGACTTTAGTTCCTCATATGAGACCTTTCTTAGCGTTGGCCGTAACCTTCTCGGAGAGGAATAGTCCAATACATTTGTGATGATGTCTGCATCACTTATTCCTGTTTTTTTGGCAATATTTTCATTTAGAACGGGGATCGGTATCCCTAGCCCAACATATAGTGTAGCGCCATAGCCATGGAAAGCAGCACCCCTGAGAAATTCGCGATTCATCTCCTTTAGATTTCCAGTAACCATTATCGTTGCAAGATCGTTCTGGGGTTCATGTTGTGTCCCCTCCCCGATGATGTAGCCCGGGGCACCGCATAGAAAAATTTTGGAGCCCGTGCCTATCGTCTCAAAGTCAGGATCATTATATAAGGGAGATAGCACCCCAGCACCAGAGTAGGTTGCATTTCCATAGTTTGGAAGAAGAGTGTCCATATAGGTATACAAGGTTCTGTCAGACGAATTTGTTGCTACATTGTATCTTTGATATGCGTTTCTGGGATTCAGCATGATCGCTTGATTCAAGTCGTCTATCGTGATCTCAGTTTCAATGTTTTTCCTGGGATAACAATCTGTGCCATCTGCAACGGCCCTTATGTGAACGGATTTGCGAGCTACTAAATCTTCTATAACATGTCCGCCACCATATTCCATCCCTCGTGATTCGGAAATCTGCGTGGCGCCTATGTATGCATCTACCGCTGCAATGCCACCATATGCTTCCACATCGTTCAGCCACACTCTCTGCATTTTGATCGGGGGGTCAGAATGCCCAAAGTTCAAAAACGCTCCTGAGGAGCACATCGCACCGAAGGTGCCAGTGGTAACAACATCCACCTCTCTGGCGGCATCCTCTGGACCAAGTTCGTCCACTATATCAGTCATCTGTTCCGCAGTGACAACATGCACGCTGCCATCCTTGATCTTCTGGTTGATGTCTTGGACTGTTTTTTCCACCATTCTAAGCCACCTATGAGTGATATCTTTATATAAATTTGTTATTCCGATATAAATAGATTGTTGAATAGAATATTCCAAAGGGAATATATACTTGGAATGCATAACATAATACCAACCATGCTTCCAGATCTAGCAGAAATACAAAAAAGGAGAAGAAGTCTTGGCCTCTCGCAAAAACAACTGGCATGTTATGCAGGCGTTAGTCAATCATTGATAGCAAAGATAGAGGGGGGAAAAATAGACCCTTCCTATGGAAACGTCAAAAGGGTATTCAAAGCGTTGGAAAAGGAGATGGGCAAACAAAAAAAGGCGATATTGGCGAAAGAGATTAGCAACAAAGAGGTCGTCTGTGTGGATAAAAAAGATTCGATTCATAGGGCAATAGAGCTCATGCAAAAATACGATATCTCACAGCTACCAGTGTACGATGAAAATACGCCTGTTGGCATCATTACAGAAAAAGTCATAACCAACCACATAGTGCAAAATAAAGACCCAAAAAAATTATCAAAAAGGCCTATAGAGAGCGTGATGGAAAGAGAATTGCCTCAGATAAGCGAAGATGCCCCGGTAGAGATAGTTATCCCACTATTACAACACAGTCCAGCAGTTTTAACAATAAAAAGGGGGATTACAACAGGCATAATAACAAAAGCAGATTTGCTAAAGATCGTGCAACTTTAAAGAGGGGTTTTTGAGCGGATAATATCGTTTTGAGGATATGAGGGTAACTGGGATCAAGGACATAGTTGAGATATTGATTGAGATAGTATATATCCCCCATCCACTTCATTTAAACTACGTGCAAAACGATTTATAAATTCGGATAAGATAGATCAAATAAATCACATCCTCTTTCCGACAAATCTCTCCCAAATTTTCAGATCGTCGGTCGTGTTCACATTAACTGCAAGGGCAGGCTCCCCCATTATGAGCAAATGCTCATCCTGCTCCTCTCTTATCAAGCGCCCATCCAAGATGTTCAAGCCCACAGGCACGATCAATCGTCCTTCCCTGTTTAGCACGATATCGGGACGCCTACCGATCTCATTGCAAACTTTAAGAGGGACATAAACCGATAGCGCCGGCTTGTTCGCCTTTTGATATACGCAGATGACCTCATCGATTAGCTTCGAATCCAGAAGGGGCAGATCAGCCATTACGATGAGAAACGGTGATTTTAGTCCCAGAATCTCCGCAGCTTCTATCAAATCAGGTACATATCCGACGCCTCTCGTCTCGATCACAGGGAACTTGCCCTCCAGATGCTTTTTTGTTTTCAACGTATGGGGAGATGTTACGACAAAAATTTCATCGACTTTCTCGCTTTGTAGAAGTGCATCCAATACGTAGGATATCATAGCCCTTCCCTGTAACTCTATCAGGGGTTTCTCTCCCCTGCACAACCGAGTTCCAGGCCCACCTGCCATCACAAGAGCGTCCATGCAACTCCTCCCACAATTAATGCTGATATACGCCCAATTTCATTTGTAGCTCCGAGAACATCGCCACTCACGCCACCCAAGTTGTGATGCGCTATTCTTACAACTATCCATGCAGATGAAAGTGCGGCAAATAAAGCAATGATTCCCACCAGGCCTAAAGCGAGCCAACAACCCATCATCGAAAAGGCTAGTCCAATCAGGACATCACGCAGGGTAACATTATCAACGAATATGGACCCCAATCCTTGGTGCATACTTCTTCCAAACAGGGCTGCAGTTACCATGGATTGCTTGGCGCAAATCTCAGCCGCCAATAGCGAGAACAGTATGTTTGGCTTTAGTTCAGCTATGGCTGAGAACAGGATCAGGATCGACACTATACAAAAAGCAATCCCACCCACGCCCATAGAGGGGTCACGCATAGCCCTGATTTTCTCCTCCACAGAGCCATGTGTAAGTAGAGCGTCTCCAAAGTCCATTAATCCGTCTAAATGGTTCATTCCAGTGACCATATATAATACGGCAATGAGCAAGGCAGAGAATAAATAGTCTGACAAAAACTGTAGCATAAATCCAATGCAGCCAACCAAAAGACCGATGATGAAGCCCATAACCGGAAACAGATAGGCATGTGAACTCAACTTTTGGATGCCCTCGACGTCGATTCCAACTGGAATGGTGGTGAAAAAACCTATGCCTGCCCTTATCGGGGGGATATACTCATTCATTTTTATCTTCCTTTATCCTAAGCCCCGCATCATACATGTTTGCCGAGATGCCCCCTATGAGCCCTGCAATCACATCGTCCATGAAAGGACCCAGTTCCGCAACTATGCCGGGCTTGGCATTATCGCACCGAACGTATTCAAACAAGCCCTTATATCCGCCTATGTATGTTGAAATGCTCAAACCCAGCACCTCGTCAGCGATCAGTGATGAAGCATCTAGAGGGTACCTCTCCCCCAAATCGATCAATCCTTGGGCAGCATCTCTCTCAAGAGCGAGCCCAGCATAGATAAGAGCGCATAGATTCGGATCTGCCAATGCGTGCTCCAGCTCTTTTCCAAAAATCCTCCTCGCCTCATCTTCGGTCTCAACACCAGGATGAGGCACATGCATCTGCATTGCAGCAGAAACGATTTTTTCAGGCGATAGTCCCTGTGATTCGAGTAACTCTTTAATTTTCATATATATCATATCTCTCCTTAATACAGCGGCAGATATACAAAATAGACGATAGTAAAGGAAACAATTATTAAAAAGGTCGTTGCAATTTCCATAATGCGTACTGCCCTTTTGATATGGT from Methanocellales archaeon includes the following:
- a CDS encoding KamA family radical SAM protein; this translates as MDTCISRVSNRDNGASESESEEPPDRQQRTHSFSVFDNLYSLGADLQEIRKVTKVYPAKISRHFFSLIKEKDDPIWRQCVPSLAELQDNVNSADPLQEERDTKVPGLVHRYPDRVLLLVSSKCAMYCRFCTRKRKVGRIQQIPMEQIEGGIEYIRQHPEVRDVILSGGDPLMREDWELEHILKKLRDIKHLEIIRIGTRVPCVLPSRITKHLCDMLRKYHPLYMNIHFNHPAEVNSESRRACEMLADSGIPLGSQTVLLKGVNDSPEILKELMQKLVQIRVKPYYLYQCDLVKGVEHFRTTVQEGLAIIKSIQGYTSGLCFPHFMIDSPGGGKVPLLPEYVEELNEEKIVLRNYRGERYVYPNPR
- a CDS encoding SOSS complex subunit B family protein yields the protein MKIEELKPRDTVDCLKAKIIDKQNPRRVETRNGRTLEVATATLEDETGTIPFTLWGKNIEEVQVGDMVEIKDAFVNEFQGEPQLTLGRRGSMKVV
- a CDS encoding NMD3-related protein, translating into MSRHDALIQIRASRGIEENERESILNIIDRYKGKSDYEISEAKNGYDIYMSSLNDARHTVAKILKVVGGKRTESMKYLRVQDGKSIYRFTLCVRLPKKPSKAKYGFD
- a CDS encoding UPF0280 family protein; translation: MRTRFQLKETLVTITADEKYIELAKEVIREHRGHLERYILSDPFFQVTLEPYQAPKNVPEVVKRMCDAGNAAGVGPMAAVAGTLAELTVEAMMQKGAKHVIVDNGGDIALVNEIPVNVGIYTGESPIKDLALQIEPRDSMIGICTSSGRVGHSISFGNSDAVTVVSSSAALADATATALGNKITSKKDLDTSFEGIKNIDGALIIYGDSMAKWGKLPKIVKMSVGPELITRP
- a CDS encoding 4Fe-4S binding protein, producing MKIFLRFAPEINQEPHISEVILETGAKLNINRASVDAVSGEVVVDVPDEKLNEVIKLFRSRGVEVSILEHPVILDEDECINCGACISVCYVRALSFKDDWSIALDEKRCNQCGACITACPHGALEFS
- a CDS encoding homocysteine biosynthesis protein produces the protein MVEKTVQDINQKIKDGSVHVVTAEQMTDIVDELGPEDAAREVDVVTTGTFGAMCSSGAFLNFGHSDPPIKMQRVWLNDVEAYGGIAAVDAYIGATQISESRGMEYGGGHVIEDLVARKSVHIRAVADGTDCYPRKNIETEITIDDLNQAIMLNPRNAYQRYNVATNSSDRTLYTYMDTLLPNYGNATYSGAGVLSPLYNDPDFETIGTGSKIFLCGAPGYIIGEGTQHEPQNDLATIMVTGNLKEMNREFLRGAAFHGYGATLYVGLGIPIPVLNENIAKKTGISDADIITNVLDYSSPRRLRPTLRKVSYEELKSGMIELDGKEVRTSPLSSFFMARKVASTLKHWIEQGNFMLSQPMEKLPTDTLFGPMKQTKETPLVKDVMSRKMITIRQGKSVEDAAKLIMKGQSTHLPVTSEDDRLIGIITAWDISKAVAQGKYDKLDRTMTRRVITATLDEPIDVTARKLEKHNISALPVIDKDGKVIGMITSDDISRLIAKRNGCSFQAPLEEKR
- a CDS encoding CBS domain-containing protein, encoding MNRIFQREYILGMHNIIPTMLPDLAEIQKRRRSLGLSQKQLACYAGVSQSLIAKIEGGKIDPSYGNVKRVFKALEKEMGKQKKAILAKEISNKEVVCVDKKDSIHRAIELMQKYDISQLPVYDENTPVGIITEKVITNHIVQNKDPKKLSKRPIESVMERELPQISEDAPVEIVIPLLQHSPAVLTIKRGITTGIITKADLLKIVQL
- a CDS encoding NTP transferase domain-containing protein gives rise to the protein MDALVMAGGPGTRLCRGEKPLIELQGRAMISYVLDALLQSEKVDEIFVVTSPHTLKTKKHLEGKFPVIETRGVGYVPDLIEAAEILGLKSPFLIVMADLPLLDSKLIDEVICVYQKANKPALSVYVPLKVCNEIGRRPDIVLNREGRLIVPVGLNILDGRLIREEQDEHLLIMGEPALAVNVNTTDDLKIWERFVGKRM
- the cobS gene encoding adenosylcobinamide-GDP ribazoletransferase, producing MNEYIPPIRAGIGFFTTIPVGIDVEGIQKLSSHAYLFPVMGFIIGLLVGCIGFMLQFLSDYLFSALLIAVLYMVTGMNHLDGLMDFGDALLTHGSVEEKIRAMRDPSMGVGGIAFCIVSILILFSAIAELKPNILFSLLAAEICAKQSMVTAALFGRSMHQGLGSIFVDNVTLRDVLIGLAFSMMGCWLALGLVGIIALFAALSSAWIVVRIAHHNLGGVSGDVLGATNEIGRISALIVGGVAWTLL
- a CDS encoding phosphatidylglycerophosphatase A; translation: MKIKELLESQGLSPEKIVSAAMQMHVPHPGVETEDEARRIFGKELEHALADPNLCALIYAGLALERDAAQGLIDLGERYPLDASSLIADEVLGLSISTYIGGYKGLFEYVRCDNAKPGIVAELGPFMDDVIAGLIGGISANMYDAGLRIKEDKNE